A window from Terriglobales bacterium encodes these proteins:
- the lepB gene encoding signal peptidase I codes for MAKNPRTSNPRSSVAVEAPPVEEKKGETKAEFIQSMALVLAVGLFIITFCLQAFEIPSSSMENTLLIGDHVFVDRDTMGPKTRWMPLIPYHQVKDQDIVVFLSPAEPGLYVVKRIIGQPGDRIHLKDGAVYRNGKKLDEPYVLHNGSYNPYRDNFPAIPPGDINITPEWHLTLNNYVEKGELVVPADSYFAMGDNRDVSYDSRFWGFIPRENIIGRPMFIYWSFETPPGQYLKTSIGDRLAFMGKVVIHFFGETRWGRMLRLVR; via the coding sequence TTGGCAAAGAACCCAAGAACATCGAACCCGCGTTCCTCCGTCGCCGTGGAGGCGCCGCCGGTCGAGGAGAAGAAGGGCGAAACCAAGGCAGAGTTCATCCAGTCCATGGCGCTCGTCCTTGCCGTGGGTCTGTTTATCATCACCTTCTGCCTGCAGGCCTTTGAAATTCCATCCAGTTCGATGGAGAACACGCTGCTGATTGGCGACCACGTCTTCGTCGACCGCGACACCATGGGCCCAAAGACCCGCTGGATGCCGCTGATTCCCTACCATCAGGTTAAGGATCAGGACATTGTCGTCTTCCTCTCGCCGGCCGAGCCCGGCCTCTACGTGGTCAAGCGCATCATCGGCCAGCCGGGTGACCGCATTCACCTCAAGGACGGCGCGGTTTACCGTAACGGCAAGAAATTAGACGAGCCCTATGTCCTCCATAACGGCAGTTACAATCCCTATCGCGACAATTTCCCCGCCATCCCTCCCGGCGACATCAACATCACCCCCGAGTGGCATCTGACCTTGAACAACTACGTCGAAAAAGGCGAGCTCGTGGTCCCTGCCGACAGCTACTTCGCCATGGGAGATAATCGCGACGTCAGCTACGACAGCCGCTTCTGGGGCTTCATCCCGCGCGAAAACATCATCGGCCGGCCGATGTTCATCTATTGGTCGTTCGAAACGCCGCCGGGCCAGTATCTGAAAACCAGCATCGGCGACCGCCTGGCGTTCATGGGTAAAGTCGTCATCCACTTCTTCGGCGAAACCCGCTGGGGCCGCATGCTGCGCCTGGTGCGCTGA
- a CDS encoding acyltransferase, with protein sequence MQRFEYRNLKPLPDAEKAFLNWIERLHRDFADRDPERRSVIVRDTLHEMFTGRRYEAPDPGQHSPAQLAHLHSFDPRNATLEPEYYGDVDAGKYAERKPLIWLWMMFDRSPLAINHWLGYRFRYMVASHVLKHLGENVKIFHGVEVSFGYNLTIEDNCVIHKYVLLDDRGEIIIHAGTSISDYANVYSHAHDLNDAMLVDNVRTEIGPKARITYHATVLSGVKVGEHGLVGSMAVASKNVEPYHIVVGIPAKTVKVKTIAPPAASEQKSGS encoded by the coding sequence ATGCAGCGTTTCGAATACCGCAACCTGAAGCCGCTTCCCGATGCCGAGAAGGCTTTTCTCAATTGGATCGAGCGCCTCCATCGCGACTTCGCCGACCGCGATCCGGAGCGCCGCAGCGTCATCGTGCGCGATACCCTGCACGAGATGTTCACCGGCCGCAGATATGAAGCGCCGGACCCGGGCCAACACTCGCCCGCGCAGCTCGCTCACCTGCACTCCTTCGATCCGCGCAATGCGACCCTCGAGCCGGAATACTACGGCGATGTCGACGCTGGCAAGTACGCCGAACGCAAACCGCTCATCTGGCTTTGGATGATGTTCGACCGCTCGCCGCTGGCGATCAACCATTGGCTCGGCTATCGTTTTCGCTACATGGTGGCCTCGCACGTTCTGAAGCATCTCGGGGAAAACGTCAAAATCTTCCATGGGGTGGAGGTTTCCTTCGGCTACAACCTGACCATCGAGGACAACTGCGTCATCCACAAGTACGTGCTGCTCGATGATCGCGGCGAGATCATCATTCATGCCGGCACTTCCATCTCCGATTACGCCAACGTCTACTCGCACGCGCACGATCTCAACGACGCCATGCTGGTGGACAACGTCCGCACCGAGATTGGCCCCAAGGCGCGCATCACTTATCACGCCACCGTTCTCAGCGGCGTGAAAGTGGGCGAACATGGCCTGGTCGGCTCGATGGCGGTGGCCTCGAAAAACGTCGAGCCCTACCACATCGTGGTTGGAATTCCCGCCAAGACGGTAAAGGTGAAAACCATCGCCCCGCCCGCCGCCTCAGAACAGAAATCCGGATCGTGA
- the rnc gene encoding ribonuclease III gives MKARPISTLEEVLDHQFSRPELLQQALTHSSHAREAESRNGGGSPAVPDNEQLEFLGDAVLGFVTSQELFQRFPQFSEGELSKLRAYLVSEKHLARPAKQLQIGRYLRLGRGEEKSGGRSKTTLIVDALEAIVAAMYLDAGLDKARALILNKILDPELERMSKGSGQIVPLTDFKSALQEAAHSMGWTQPAYVLVKECGPEHQKTFTVEARVRAQGEQNRHPEYNARGEGPTKKQAEQGAAKKALEYLRNLETSNPKPVRNRPPDQ, from the coding sequence GTTCTCCCGTCCCGAACTTCTCCAGCAGGCGCTGACCCACAGTTCGCACGCCCGCGAAGCCGAATCCCGGAACGGCGGCGGTTCCCCTGCCGTACCTGATAATGAGCAGTTGGAGTTTCTCGGCGACGCGGTGCTCGGCTTCGTGACCAGCCAGGAGTTGTTCCAGCGCTTTCCGCAGTTCAGCGAAGGCGAGCTGTCCAAGTTGCGTGCCTACCTGGTGAGTGAGAAGCACCTCGCCCGCCCCGCCAAGCAACTGCAGATCGGCCGTTACCTGCGATTGGGCCGCGGCGAGGAAAAAAGCGGCGGGCGCAGCAAGACCACTCTGATCGTGGACGCTTTGGAAGCGATCGTGGCGGCCATGTACCTGGATGCCGGCCTCGATAAAGCACGGGCGCTGATTCTGAACAAGATTCTGGACCCGGAACTGGAGCGCATGAGCAAGGGCAGCGGCCAAATTGTGCCGCTTACTGATTTCAAGTCGGCCCTGCAGGAAGCGGCGCATTCCATGGGCTGGACGCAGCCGGCTTACGTTTTGGTCAAAGAATGCGGGCCGGAACATCAAAAGACTTTTACCGTGGAAGCTCGCGTGCGCGCCCAGGGTGAGCAAAATCGTCACCCGGAATACAACGCTCGGGGCGAGGGTCCAACCAAGAAACAGGCTGAGCAAGGCGCGGCCAAGAAAGCACTGGAGTATTTACGCAACCTGGAGACTTCCAACCCGAAGCCCGTCCGGAACCGTCCCCCGGACCAGTAG
- the lepB gene encoding signal peptidase I gives MAGTVVIAVFVITFVVQAFQIPSESMENTLLIGDYLLVDKVHYAESGIWHKLLPYSDIRRGEIIVFRYPVRPGQHFVKRVIALPGDRVRLVNKQVWVNGQPIAEKYVVFRSPIRDYYRDDFPDLNYLSANVEARWWLQLRNLVHGGELVVPAGQYFVLGDNRDESLDSRYWGFVPRQNIIGRPLVIYWSFRAPEPYSGPREEDGKLSRLAYMITHLMQETRWDRAFRVVR, from the coding sequence CTGGCGGGCACAGTGGTGATTGCCGTCTTCGTCATCACCTTCGTCGTGCAGGCGTTCCAGATTCCCTCCGAGTCCATGGAAAACACGCTCCTCATCGGAGACTACCTGCTCGTCGACAAGGTGCACTACGCCGAAAGCGGGATTTGGCACAAGCTGCTTCCCTACTCCGACATCCGCCGTGGCGAGATCATCGTTTTCCGCTATCCCGTGCGCCCGGGCCAGCATTTTGTGAAACGCGTCATCGCCCTGCCAGGAGATCGTGTGCGCCTGGTTAACAAACAGGTGTGGGTGAATGGCCAGCCGATCGCGGAGAAGTACGTAGTCTTCCGGTCCCCCATTCGCGACTACTATCGCGACGATTTTCCGGACCTGAACTACCTCTCCGCCAACGTCGAGGCACGTTGGTGGCTTCAGTTGCGCAACCTGGTACACGGCGGCGAACTGGTGGTTCCCGCCGGCCAGTATTTCGTCCTTGGCGACAACCGCGATGAGAGTCTCGACAGCCGCTACTGGGGCTTCGTACCGCGGCAGAACATCATCGGCAGACCGCTTGTGATTTACTGGTCGTTCCGTGCTCCGGAGCCCTATTCAGGGCCACGCGAAGAGGATGGTAAACTTTCTCGGTTGGCCTATATGATCACTCATCTTATGCAGGAGACACGCTGGGATCGCGCTTTCCGCGTCGTCCGCTGA
- a CDS encoding site-2 protease family protein — MNRNHLEILYQIIAFVFAICVHESAHAWTANRCGDPTARMLGRISLNPIKHVDPIGTVLVPLVGMLSGIGFIGWAKPTPVDTHNMRHPIRDDIFTSLAGPASNILIGLVAVVVLFVLAKVAGDAGPNSIAQPVALLCGAFISVNILLAAFNLIPIPPLDGSHVLRHMLPESGKRVYDMIGYVGILLLFFAGGPLIRAFEYPFVKFFGYLLSGF; from the coding sequence ATGAACCGTAACCACCTAGAAATCCTGTACCAGATCATCGCCTTCGTGTTCGCCATCTGCGTGCACGAATCGGCGCACGCCTGGACGGCCAACCGCTGTGGCGATCCCACCGCGCGCATGCTGGGCAGGATTTCCCTCAACCCGATCAAGCATGTTGACCCCATCGGCACCGTGCTGGTTCCGCTGGTCGGGATGCTTTCGGGTATCGGATTCATTGGTTGGGCCAAGCCCACCCCGGTGGACACACACAACATGCGTCATCCCATCCGCGACGACATTTTCACTTCGCTCGCCGGGCCGGCCAGCAACATTCTCATAGGACTCGTCGCCGTAGTCGTTCTCTTTGTGTTGGCGAAGGTTGCCGGCGACGCCGGCCCCAATTCCATTGCCCAGCCGGTCGCGTTGCTTTGCGGGGCATTCATCAGCGTCAATATTCTGCTGGCGGCCTTCAACCTGATTCCCATCCCGCCGCTGGACGGCAGCCACGTCCTGCGCCACATGCTGCCGGAATCCGGCAAACGCGTGTACGACATGATCGGCTACGTCGGCATCCTGCTGCTGTTTTTTGCCGGGGGCCCGCTGATCCGCGCTTTTGAGTATCCATTCGTCAAATTCTTCGGTTATCTTCTTTCGGGATTCTGA
- a CDS encoding AsmA family protein, which translates to MSRHLNRRTVLAVLLIIILGTFLPPLINVSRFRSSVADSLSRALGRTVSIAAVHPRLFPRPGLDLERLVVQDDPAFSAEPLLHSDQVTASLRIASLWRGRLEIARLTLSYPSLNLVRAPDGHWNLESLLERARQIPTAPTPERNPGPRPRFPYVEAQHGRINLKIGQEKTVYALSDADFALSLPSENIWQLRLSARPIRTDANLGDTGAIRISGSVQRGATLTDTPLDLHIALDGAQLGQLTTLVYGRDRGWRGTVKLDADLRGTPAALNIAGNASVDDFRRYDIATRGSLRLATRCTGAFSTSTQQWSNIACQSPVEGGTVIVTGTVDGVLPVRDYALSVQAKDLPAASVLALSRRMKKDLPEDLQAAGTLSGVFDLQSDTWEGAVTTQGLRFDSKLIKSPLALGHINFHLGTTSPASAKGTVPPPGVTALRMDDLALDLGGPSTAKAQAWFARDQYNISINGEARINRLLELAHAFAVPVPHATLTGLANADLHVSGSWTGFAAPVVTGNLHLRSVTAAIPGIAAPLQVATAALHLAPDAAAIYNAAVAFTGTHLSFTGSLQIPRVCPSAPCPIAFQLRADQLSTDEINALLNPRAQKRPWYAFIGGNPAQPALLSNVSAVGKLSAARVDLKSLTARRFSGDVRLDSGILTIRNLNAEVLGGTTTAELRADFTGPQPAYALNGTLQQASMASIAAITRDAWATGKANATYRATVSGWDAAQLRASASGAVSFDWRDGTLSHLELSGLPAPLRLRRFQGELTLANGSLVFKPSKMETPAGIYVVSGTASFDRQLGLRLVRGETDGFEITGTVDKPRVTPLVLPTTQTAAMKP; encoded by the coding sequence ATGTCGCGCCATCTCAACCGGCGAACGGTGCTTGCGGTTTTGCTGATCATCATCCTCGGCACCTTCCTTCCTCCGCTGATCAATGTCAGCCGTTTTCGCTCGAGTGTTGCCGACTCGCTCAGCCGCGCCTTGGGACGCACCGTCAGCATCGCCGCCGTTCACCCCCGTTTATTCCCGCGGCCCGGCCTCGATCTCGAGCGCCTGGTGGTGCAGGACGATCCCGCATTCAGCGCCGAGCCATTGCTGCACTCCGACCAGGTCACCGCTTCGCTGCGGATTGCTTCCCTCTGGCGCGGCCGGCTGGAAATTGCCCGCCTGACCCTGTCGTATCCGAGTTTGAACCTGGTGCGCGCTCCGGATGGCCACTGGAACCTGGAGTCGCTGCTGGAACGGGCTCGCCAGATCCCGACCGCTCCCACCCCGGAACGCAACCCCGGGCCGCGTCCGCGCTTTCCCTACGTGGAGGCGCAACACGGTCGCATCAATCTGAAGATCGGCCAGGAAAAAACGGTGTACGCGCTGAGCGATGCCGATTTTGCCCTTTCCCTGCCCTCGGAAAATATCTGGCAGCTTCGCCTTTCCGCTCGTCCGATCCGCACCGACGCCAACCTGGGTGATACCGGCGCCATCCGCATCTCCGGTAGTGTGCAGCGTGGTGCCACCCTGACCGACACACCGCTCGACCTGCACATTGCCCTCGACGGCGCGCAACTCGGCCAACTCACCACTCTGGTCTATGGTCGCGACCGCGGCTGGCGCGGCACCGTGAAGCTCGACGCCGATCTTCGCGGGACTCCGGCGGCGCTGAACATTGCCGGTAACGCCTCCGTCGATGATTTCCGCCGCTACGACATTGCGACCCGCGGCTCGCTTCGCCTGGCAACACGTTGTACCGGGGCCTTCAGCACCAGTACGCAGCAATGGTCGAACATCGCCTGCCAATCGCCGGTTGAAGGCGGAACCGTAATTGTTACCGGCACCGTGGACGGCGTCCTGCCGGTGCGGGACTATGCGCTTTCGGTCCAAGCCAAGGACCTGCCGGCCGCCAGCGTGCTCGCGCTGTCGCGACGAATGAAAAAAGATTTGCCGGAAGACCTGCAGGCCGCCGGCACCCTCAGCGGTGTTTTCGACTTGCAGTCGGACACCTGGGAAGGCGCGGTCACGACGCAAGGCTTGCGCTTCGATTCCAAGCTGATCAAGTCTCCCCTGGCGCTAGGTCACATTAACTTCCATTTGGGCACTACATCCCCTGCGAGCGCCAAAGGAACGGTTCCGCCGCCGGGAGTTACAGCGCTCCGCATGGACGATCTGGCCCTCGACCTCGGCGGCCCGTCCACTGCCAAGGCGCAAGCGTGGTTTGCCCGCGACCAGTACAACATCAGCATCAACGGCGAAGCCCGTATCAATCGCCTGCTTGAACTGGCGCATGCCTTCGCCGTTCCCGTGCCCCATGCCACCCTGACCGGTCTTGCCAACGCTGATCTCCACGTCTCCGGCAGTTGGACCGGCTTTGCCGCGCCGGTGGTAACGGGAAACTTGCACTTGCGCTCCGTGACTGCCGCCATTCCCGGCATCGCTGCCCCGCTGCAGGTCGCGACCGCGGCGCTGCACCTCGCGCCGGATGCCGCGGCCATCTACAACGCTGCCGTTGCCTTCACCGGCACGCACCTGAGTTTTACCGGGTCCCTGCAGATACCTCGTGTCTGCCCCAGCGCTCCCTGCCCGATCGCGTTTCAATTGCGCGCCGACCAACTGTCCACCGACGAGATCAACGCCCTGCTCAACCCGCGCGCCCAGAAACGTCCCTGGTATGCCTTCATCGGCGGCAACCCGGCGCAGCCGGCGCTGCTCTCCAACGTCAGCGCTGTCGGCAAGCTCTCGGCGGCGCGGGTGGACCTGAAATCGCTGACCGCCAGGCGGTTCAGCGGCGACGTCCGCCTGGACTCCGGCATTCTGACCATTCGCAACCTGAATGCCGAGGTGCTCGGCGGAACCACCACCGCTGAACTCCGCGCCGACTTCACCGGGCCGCAGCCTGCCTACGCGCTCAATGGCACTCTGCAGCAGGCTTCCATGGCCTCAATTGCGGCGATCACCCGCGACGCCTGGGCGACCGGCAAGGCCAATGCTACTTACCGCGCCACCGTCTCCGGTTGGGATGCGGCGCAGCTTCGCGCATCCGCCTCCGGCGCCGTCAGCTTCGATTGGCGGGATGGCACTCTCTCCCACCTTGAGCTCAGCGGCTTGCCGGCGCCGCTCAGGCTGCGCCGGTTCCAGGGCGAATTGACGCTGGCAAATGGCAGCCTCGTTTTCAAGCCAAGCAAAATGGAAACGCCCGCCGGCATCTATGTGGTAAGCGGCACTGCTTCTTTTGATCGGCAACTCGGCCTGCGCCTGGTGCGTGGAGAAACCGACGGCTTTGAGATCACGGGCACCGTGGACAAGCCGAGGGTCACCCCGCTGGTCCTGCCGACCACGCAAACCGCCGCCATGAAACCATGA